In Neisseriaceae bacterium CLB008, one genomic interval encodes:
- a CDS encoding lipoprotein-releasing ABC transporter permease subunit — protein MASLETWIGLRYLRAKKRNGFVSFISLVSVLGIALGVMALIVVLSVMNGFQKEIRGQLLNVAPHVEVGYFSYEEHNGWQSLAKLAQDRPEVISTAPYIAEQGLLVNSGVVRGAQIKGIDPVAENTVVDYGQNMPIGQFSDLKAGEFGIILGQDLAQALGANMGDKVTVITPEGNNTPAGMVPRLKRFTVVGLVKTKVFEMDSTLAMIHLADAQVLFHYGEDVSGVRLKIKDPQNAPSFLRSFMTPDRQTQMWAEDWTAKNRSYFEAVELEKRMMFIILTLIIAVAAFNLVSSLVMAVNEKQADIAILRTVGLSPRGVMKIFMIQGAISGFMGTLAGVFFGVLTAYNVGYIVSGIEKLLGRQLINSQVYFLDYLPSDVRLSDVVVIAVVSLVLSFLATLYPSYRASKTQPAEALRYE, from the coding sequence GTGGCTTCATTAGAGACATGGATAGGCCTACGCTATTTGCGGGCAAAAAAACGAAATGGGTTTGTGTCATTCATCAGCTTGGTGTCGGTGTTGGGCATCGCCTTAGGGGTGATGGCACTGATTGTGGTGTTGTCGGTGATGAATGGCTTTCAAAAAGAAATTCGCGGCCAATTGCTGAATGTGGCCCCCCATGTGGAAGTCGGTTATTTCTCGTATGAAGAACACAATGGCTGGCAAAGCTTGGCCAAGCTGGCTCAGGATCGACCTGAAGTCATCAGCACGGCGCCGTATATTGCCGAGCAAGGCCTGCTGGTTAATTCGGGCGTGGTGCGCGGCGCGCAGATCAAAGGCATTGACCCCGTTGCCGAAAACACCGTAGTCGACTATGGGCAGAATATGCCCATTGGCCAATTCAGTGATTTAAAAGCGGGTGAGTTTGGCATTATTTTGGGCCAAGATTTGGCTCAGGCCTTGGGTGCGAATATGGGTGACAAGGTCACCGTGATCACGCCAGAAGGCAATAATACCCCAGCAGGCATGGTGCCGCGGCTAAAACGCTTTACCGTGGTGGGCTTGGTGAAAACCAAAGTGTTTGAAATGGACAGCACTTTGGCGATGATTCATTTGGCCGATGCCCAAGTTTTATTTCATTATGGCGAAGACGTTTCTGGCGTACGCTTAAAAATTAAAGACCCGCAAAATGCGCCTAGCTTCTTGCGTTCGTTCATGACGCCCGATCGACAAACTCAGATGTGGGCAGAAGACTGGACGGCTAAAAACCGCAGCTATTTTGAGGCAGTGGAACTAGAAAAGCGGATGATGTTCATCATTTTAACCCTGATCATTGCCGTGGCTGCGTTTAACCTGGTGTCGTCGTTGGTGATGGCGGTGAACGAGAAACAGGCCGACATCGCTATTTTGCGCACCGTTGGCCTGTCGCCACGCGGTGTCATGAAAATATTCATGATTCAAGGCGCTATTTCTGGCTTTATGGGTACTTTGGCCGGCGTGTTTTTTGGCGTTTTGACGGCTTATAACGTTGGCTACATTGTGTCTGGCATCGAAAAGCTTTTGGGCCGGCAGCTGATTAATTCGCAGGTGTATTTTTTAGATTATCTACCTTCGGACGTGCGCTTAAGCGACGTGGTGGTGATTGCTGTGGTGTCTTTGGTGCTGTCTTTCTTGGCCACTTTATACCCCAGCTATCGTGCGTCGAAAACCCAACCAGCGGAGGCTTTACGCTATGAGTAA
- the ttcA gene encoding tRNA 2-thiocytidine(32) synthetase TtcA: protein MQDIEKKQQYESNKLNKRLRHQVGDAINDFKMIEEGDKIMVCLSGGKDSYALLDILMGLQRSAPINFELVAVNLDQKQPGFPADILPTYLEGLGVPYHIIEEDTYSIVKRVIPEGKTTCSLCSRLRRGVLYRVAKELGCSKIALGHHRDDILETLFLNMFYGGKLKSMPPKLVSDNGEHMVIRPLAYVKEKDLVRFAEMKAFPIIPCNLCGSQPNLQRQVIKELMQTWDKQFPGRLETMFSALQNVVPSHLADPQLFNFAQLQRGEIPAGGGDTAFDKDDSFTSAPKTISILDNRILTGGDHGA from the coding sequence ATGCAAGATATTGAAAAAAAACAACAATACGAAAGCAACAAGCTAAATAAGCGCCTGCGCCATCAGGTGGGCGACGCCATTAACGACTTCAAAATGATTGAAGAAGGCGACAAAATCATGGTGTGTCTATCCGGCGGCAAGGATAGCTATGCGTTATTAGACATCCTCATGGGCCTACAGCGCTCAGCACCCATCAACTTCGAACTGGTGGCGGTCAACCTAGACCAAAAGCAACCTGGTTTTCCAGCCGACATTTTGCCGACCTATTTAGAAGGCTTGGGCGTGCCTTACCACATCATCGAAGAAGACACTTACAGCATTGTGAAGCGGGTGATTCCTGAAGGTAAAACCACCTGTAGCCTGTGTAGCCGCCTACGCCGAGGCGTACTCTATCGCGTGGCCAAAGAATTAGGCTGCAGCAAGATCGCCCTAGGCCACCACCGTGACGACATTTTGGAAACCCTCTTCTTGAACATGTTCTACGGCGGTAAATTAAAATCCATGCCGCCTAAACTGGTGTCCGACAACGGTGAGCACATGGTGATTCGCCCTTTGGCCTACGTAAAAGAAAAAGACTTAGTGCGCTTTGCTGAAATGAAGGCATTCCCAATTATTCCGTGCAATCTATGCGGCTCACAGCCTAACTTACAGCGCCAGGTCATCAAAGAATTAATGCAAACCTGGGACAAGCAGTTTCCTGGCCGCCTAGAAACCATGTTCAGCGCCTTGCAAAACGTTGTACCGTCGCATTTGGCCGACCCACAGCTATTTAATTTTGCCCAGCTACAGCGCGGCGAAATCCCCGCCGGCGGCGGCGACACGGCTTTTGACAAAGACGACAGCTTTACCTCCGCCCCCAAAACCATCAGCATTTTAGACAACCGCATTCTCACTGGAGGTGACCATGGCGCGTAA
- a CDS encoding polyamine aminopropyltransferase has product MARNPYRRRVRPSQDHLPEVDISEEGNIRSLHLGSATVQSSMNLDDPAELVLSYSRSMMAWLLFMDAPEHITQIGLGGGSFTRWIDLYLPDTQSVAVEINPQVIAVARAFFELPFEGERFNIVEGDGAEYIKICRASTDVIMVDGFDGEQIVDDLVSEDFFEHCKTALSDQGVFITNWWSGDKRYQMFVERLLSVFNGLVLEVPAASHGNIAVMAFKDTPAIVKLNELALRAERLSEQYHLDFKQMLDTITSSNLNNGKTLFL; this is encoded by the coding sequence ATGGCGCGTAACCCCTACCGTCGACGCGTACGGCCTAGCCAAGACCACCTGCCTGAAGTAGACATTTCTGAAGAAGGCAATATTCGCTCTTTGCACCTTGGCAGCGCTACGGTGCAAAGCTCAATGAATTTGGACGACCCAGCTGAACTGGTGTTGTCTTATAGCCGCTCCATGATGGCGTGGCTGTTGTTCATGGATGCCCCTGAGCACATTACTCAAATTGGTCTGGGCGGCGGCTCATTTACCCGCTGGATCGATTTATACTTACCCGATACCCAGTCTGTAGCGGTAGAAATTAATCCCCAGGTCATCGCTGTGGCGCGGGCCTTCTTTGAACTGCCGTTTGAAGGCGAACGATTCAATATTGTCGAAGGTGACGGCGCTGAGTACATTAAGATCTGTCGCGCCAGCACCGACGTCATTATGGTGGACGGCTTCGATGGCGAACAAATTGTAGACGACTTAGTCAGCGAAGATTTTTTTGAGCACTGCAAAACGGCCCTAAGCGATCAAGGCGTGTTCATCACCAACTGGTGGAGCGGCGACAAGCGCTATCAGATGTTTGTCGAACGACTCTTGTCGGTCTTCAACGGCCTCGTGCTAGAAGTACCTGCCGCCAGCCACGGCAATATTGCGGTCATGGCCTTTAAGGACACGCCAGCCATCGTCAAGCTGAATGAGCTGGCGCTGCGTGCCGAACGTCTGTCCGAGCAATACCATTTAGACTTCAAGCAAATGCTGGATACCATTACCAGCAGCAATTTAAACAACGGCAAGACGCTATTCTTATAG
- a CDS encoding ferredoxin: MSFFKRHVFICNNTRTNGRQSCGDCNADAMMDYMRGQAKAMGLIGEGKNRISKAGCLGRCEVGPVMVIYPEATWYTYVDEADVQEILDEHLTKGNIVNRLLVDPQ; the protein is encoded by the coding sequence ATGAGCTTCTTTAAACGCCACGTGTTCATTTGCAACAATACCCGCACCAATGGCCGCCAAAGCTGTGGCGACTGCAACGCCGACGCCATGATGGACTATATGCGCGGTCAGGCCAAAGCCATGGGCCTGATTGGCGAAGGCAAAAACCGCATCAGCAAAGCCGGCTGTCTCGGGCGCTGTGAAGTCGGCCCGGTGATGGTCATTTACCCTGAAGCCACTTGGTATACTTATGTTGATGAGGCCGACGTACAGGAAATTCTGGACGAGCATTTGACTAAAGGCAACATCGTCAACCGCCTTCTGGTTGACCCACAATAA
- a CDS encoding alpha/beta hydrolase, with protein MLRANNIVWVEGPVGRLETIYIPAQGQAQGVAVLNHPNPTQGGTNTNKVIQTAAKALSKLGYHCYLPNLRGVGESDGEHNYGQGEVDDALAVVAYAKAAHPQESAKLAVAGFSFGGFVASQVVHRVHADKLLLIGPAVATYKIHSPNVPSVDDTLIIHGEIDDVVPLTMVTAWAKPQNLPIVIIPQAGHFFHGQLILLGKTIERYFEH; from the coding sequence ATGTTACGAGCCAACAACATCGTTTGGGTAGAGGGCCCAGTCGGCCGCCTAGAAACCATTTACATTCCAGCCCAAGGCCAAGCGCAAGGCGTGGCGGTGTTAAACCACCCTAACCCCACTCAAGGTGGCACCAACACCAATAAAGTCATTCAAACTGCGGCCAAGGCCTTAAGCAAACTGGGCTACCATTGCTATTTACCCAACCTACGCGGCGTGGGCGAAAGCGACGGCGAACACAACTATGGCCAAGGTGAAGTAGACGATGCCCTCGCCGTAGTCGCTTACGCCAAAGCCGCTCACCCACAAGAAAGCGCCAAACTGGCCGTTGCTGGCTTTTCTTTTGGTGGCTTTGTGGCGTCACAGGTGGTACATCGCGTACACGCCGACAAGCTATTATTGATTGGCCCAGCCGTGGCTACCTATAAAATCCATTCACCCAACGTACCCTCAGTAGACGACACCTTAATCATTCATGGTGAAATCGATGACGTGGTGCCCTTAACCATGGTGACCGCTTGGGCCAAGCCACAAAACCTACCCATCGTCATCATTCCTCAAGCAGGCCACTTCTTCCACGGCCAGCTGATTCTATTAGGCAAAACCATTGAGCGCTACTTCGAGCACTGA
- a CDS encoding LysE family translocator has protein sequence MLSFSIMLAMAIFALTMSITPGPVNMVILSSGTSHGVRPTQGFICGATLGFIALLLTVSLGLMQLINGHPLFLTSLTIVGTAFLVYVGIKIARATPVIQAVKRPVPNFGQGALLQWLNPKAWIACASGVSLFSQPNTMTPLFTFAMIYLVVCYLSLLAWAFVGAKMRHILSQPRHLRWFNQCLGALLILSALSMLWQQLFTA, from the coding sequence ATGCTTTCTTTCTCCATCATGCTGGCCATGGCCATCTTCGCCCTAACCATGTCCATCACCCCCGGCCCCGTCAATATGGTGATCCTGTCTTCTGGTACCAGCCACGGCGTTCGGCCCACGCAAGGGTTTATCTGCGGCGCAACCCTAGGCTTTATTGCCTTATTGCTCACCGTCAGCCTTGGCTTGATGCAGCTGATCAACGGTCACCCACTGTTTTTAACCAGCCTCACCATCGTCGGCACGGCCTTTTTGGTCTATGTCGGGATCAAAATCGCGCGCGCCACGCCTGTCATACAAGCGGTTAAACGGCCCGTACCCAATTTTGGCCAAGGGGCATTATTACAGTGGCTCAACCCTAAAGCCTGGATTGCCTGCGCTTCTGGCGTCTCGCTCTTTAGTCAGCCAAACACCATGACGCCGCTCTTTACTTTTGCCATGATCTACCTTGTGGTCTGTTATCTGTCTTTGCTGGCATGGGCCTTTGTCGGCGCTAAAATGCGTCACATCCTGAGCCAACCACGACATTTGCGTTGGTTTAATCAATGCCTAGGCGCACTCCTGATTCTCTCCGCCCTGTCCATGCTGTGGCAGCAGCTATTCACCGCATAA